The Delphinus delphis chromosome 7, mDelDel1.2, whole genome shotgun sequence genome includes a window with the following:
- the LOC132428199 gene encoding RAD52 motif-containing protein 1-like isoform X1, whose translation MVQLVLFAVPIGGDKTLLVWELSSGPTAETLQHSLFTVFSQFCVLYSVPVFPNAAVGGPGFYAIIKFYSARDAHRAQKACDQKQLFHTSPVKVCLGTREKAVHHNTLALNSSRCQELANYYFGFHGWSKRIIKLQDLSDLEERENEDIVTPLQKRSLKLFCALEVVLTSHECRSPGVGMAEEPLDKLEEESGKTGVAYRPCEEVTDAGTEEELQALFQVSYFSCQPCGQREQECLSDFSFEEEEFRLPELD comes from the exons ATGGTGCAGTTGGTACTTTTTGCGGTTCCCATCGGGGGTGACAAAACCTTGCTGGTGTGGGAGCTGAGCTCTGGACCCACGGCGGAGACCTTGCAA CATTCTCTGTTCACAGTCTTCTCACAGTTTTGTGTTCTGTATTCGGTCCCAGTCTTCCCAAATGCAGCAGTGGGTGGTCCTGGGTTCTATGCCATCATCAAGTTTTATTCAGCAAGGGATGCCCACAGAGCCCAAAAGGCGTGTGACCAGAAGCAGCTTTTTCACACATCTCCAGTGAAG GTTTGTCTTGGCACCAGAGAGAAGGCGGTTCATCATAATACGCTTGCCCTAAACAGCTCCAGATGCCAAGAATTGGCAAATTACTACTTTGGTTTCCATGGATGGTCAAAAAGGATCATCAAG CTTCAGGATCTTTCTGAccttgaagaaagggaaaatgaagataTTGTGACACCACTTCAGAAGCGAAGCCTGAAGCTCTTTTGTGCTTTAGAGGTGGTGTTGACCTCCCACGAGTGCAGGAGTCCTGGAGTTGGCATGGCTGAGGAACCTTTGGATAAGTTGGAGGAAG AAAGTGGTAAAACAGGTGTTGCATATAGACCCTGTGAAGAGGTCACAGATGCTGGAACCGAAGAGGAACTACAGGCTTTATTTCAA GTCAGCTACTTTTCTTGTCAGCCGTGTGGCCAAAGGGAGCAAGAATGTCTCTCAGACTTCAGCTTTGAGGAGGAAGAGTTCAGATTGCCAGAATTGGACTAG
- the LOC132428199 gene encoding RAD52 motif-containing protein 1-like isoform X2, giving the protein MVQLVLFAVPIGGDKTLLVWELSSGPTAETLQHSLFTVFSQFCVLYSVPVFPNAAVGGPGFYAIIKFYSARDAHRAQKACDQKQLFHTSPVKVCLGTREKAVHHNTLALNSSRCQELANYYFGFHGWSKRIIKLQDLSDLEERENEDIVTPLQKRSLKLFCALEVVLTSHECRSPGVGMAEEPLDKLEEGSLSFLM; this is encoded by the exons ATGGTGCAGTTGGTACTTTTTGCGGTTCCCATCGGGGGTGACAAAACCTTGCTGGTGTGGGAGCTGAGCTCTGGACCCACGGCGGAGACCTTGCAA CATTCTCTGTTCACAGTCTTCTCACAGTTTTGTGTTCTGTATTCGGTCCCAGTCTTCCCAAATGCAGCAGTGGGTGGTCCTGGGTTCTATGCCATCATCAAGTTTTATTCAGCAAGGGATGCCCACAGAGCCCAAAAGGCGTGTGACCAGAAGCAGCTTTTTCACACATCTCCAGTGAAG GTTTGTCTTGGCACCAGAGAGAAGGCGGTTCATCATAATACGCTTGCCCTAAACAGCTCCAGATGCCAAGAATTGGCAAATTACTACTTTGGTTTCCATGGATGGTCAAAAAGGATCATCAAG CTTCAGGATCTTTCTGAccttgaagaaagggaaaatgaagataTTGTGACACCACTTCAGAAGCGAAGCCTGAAGCTCTTTTGTGCTTTAGAGGTGGTGTTGACCTCCCACGAGTGCAGGAGTCCTGGAGTTGGCATGGCTGAGGAACCTTTGGATAAGTTGGAGGAAG GGTCATTATCATTCCTTATGTAA